One Echeneis naucrates chromosome 16, fEcheNa1.1, whole genome shotgun sequence genomic window, TGAGCTTGCTTAATAGATGAGTTTGTACTTCCACTTGTTTCAGCTGAACATGCAGTGGTCTGTAGGGTAGTCAGATAAGGAGGTGCCgatccagctgtgtgtgctcaaacacacagcagtcagGAATGCAGAGTATGAACTCGTTTCCAAAGATAAATAACCATTTCAAGAGAGAATATTCAAGATTCATATGTGCTGTGGGAGGGCACTGCCATGTATTTGTTGAGCTGGCAGCTGACTACATTTCACGCTGTCGTTACAAGCCATCAGCgtgtttgtgaaatgtttttcttgccTCTCAGGACAACTGATGATGACTCCACCACTCAGAGGAAAGTCAACCTTCTGCTTGAAAGGATCAACGGGATCAAATGGAGGACTGCTGAgaatgtggaggaggaggagaaagtgtGTTGGGATGAGTTGTTCTCCAGTGGTGATAGTTGTTCGGCTTGTTTTGATATCTTTGTCCAGAACTTGTAATGGTGCCTCTCTTTTCCTGAAGGGTTATGCATCTGAAGTGGTGCATTTGCAGGAGAAACAGGCAGCGCTGGAGAAAGAAGTGTCTGGGTTGAAGCAAAAACTGGAAACGGAGATGAAGGTGCAGCGTGACTCCATCCTGCTGACTCATTTCTaaaacacttcctgttcctgtgacTGATGGTGTCCCTTTCCCTTATTGTGTTGTACAGAATGAGAAGACTCTGGCCAAGGCCTGTGAGAAGGCCAGGAcggagaaaaagaaacttcaggAAGAGTTGACCAAAAGTCAGACAGAGCTGTGCAAACTTAGGGACAGACTGGCTGAAATCGAAGCAGAACTTCAGTCTACCAAACACGAGTAAGGATTTTTGCTGCCGATCCCAGCGTCCAagcaaaaacactgacatcagcTAAAAAGAGGCTGCAACTGAAAACGCTGTTCAAATGTTTCACATATATCTTATAGACGTGACAGGGCTGTAAATGTGCTCATCTAACTCGCAAGACAAATAAGCAAACGATAATGTATGAATCCCATATTGCCTTAAACGTTTCCTTTTAATGATTCTTGTTCATGTTTTCGatggacagaaaatgaaaggaaacacaacactgtgCTCCAGTTTGTTTGATAAAGCTTCGGCTAGCACTCTTGGGTCATTCAAGTGAACCGTAATGTGTGATCTGATGAAGGCCATTCGGGCGAAAACAGAGTCAAATGCCTTTTGGATTAGGTGTGTGGATGTCTACTCCCGTCCACCACTGTTTTAAACCTTAAAGCGGGGCTAGGGAGGTTTCTCTCCTTGGTGCAGAAATATGGAGCTGAATTACGTCTGTCATTCCTGCGCATTGTTGTTCCTTTTGTGTTGGCAGGTTGAGCAAGatgaaggcagagagagaaagatctCGGACAGAGATGAAagaccttcagcagcagctctccgAGATGCACGATGAGCTGGATCAGGCCAAGAAGGCAGAGATGATAAATACAGAGAAAGAAGTTCTCCTAAAGgtaaatgaaaccaaatgtaGACAATATCTGTCCAACACCATCTGCAGCTCTAAAGCATCTTCACTGCATTCAAGCTACTGACATTGTGCTGTGGTGGATGTCTGTCAGGAAATTGCGCAGCTGAGTCTGGACTTTCAGGAGATGctgctgaggaaggaggagcaggaggaggtgctgCACCACCGGGAGAGAGAGCTCAGTGCCCTGAAGGGGGCGCTCAAAGAGGAAGTGGAAACGCACGACAAATACATAGAAGCTCTGAAAGAGGAATATCAGCAGGAGCTTGAGAAGCTGCTCCGGGATTTGGAGCTATCCAAAGAGGTAACGGTTTATATGTGTCCTTAGAATTCTCTTTATTTCCAAAGAGGTAAAATATAGCGTATTTTGACTTTAACATGTCTCTTAGAGCAATGCTCTGCTGTATCAGGAGAAGGCTGAGGCAGATGGGGAGAAAGGCGTAGCCAAGGTGCACCTGAAGGAGCTGAGCCAGGAGAGAGATCAGCTGAAAGGGAAGGTGCAGGAGCTCAACAAGAAAGTGGACCAGCTCAACCAGGCGATCCAGGAGGCTAAAACCACGGAGAGACTGCTAGAGCAGAGAGCAAAGCAGCTGGAGGTGGGCAGTGTGGCCATGGGTGGATAAAGTCTTtatttccatgtgtgtgtgtgtgtgtgtgtgtgtgtctgtgtttccttAGGTCAAAGTAGATATGGTtgatttgatgtgtgtttttgttcctcagAGGGAAAAGCAGCAGGTTGAGGATCTGCTGAAGGATGTGAGGAGGAATGAGGAGGAGATGTGTCAGTCCAACCAATCACTGCTCACTCGGTTGGAGGATGTGCAGGTAAGACCGGATCACAGAGAACGAACAAAAACAGCTGGACTTGGCGTTGAGCCGGTTTTCAGACCACGAGAGGATTTTTTGCAACAATTTGAAGCTGctcttggtttttgtttttgtatttttttttttttttttttgacagagtAAGTTGACCAAACTCAATCATGAGCACAGGGAACTGAAGGAGAAGCTCAAGGAGGAGCGGAAACAGATAGAGGAGCTGTGGAGGGCAAAAACTGAGCTGGAGGACGAGAGGAGGCTGCAGGACCGGGctgtggagcagctgcagcGGAAGGTGAGAGGTGGACCTCCACTATTTATTAGACCCAATGGAAAATTCTACTTTCTTGGAGCCAAACCACCAAAAGTTACCCCTGCTGATATTTCTTGTTTGCATAGTTTATTCGATCCCTTATATTCACGTGCCCAAATAGGTCCACAAGCTCTGCTTTTTCGCCTGTTCAGATGAATAACATCATGGAGGAGTGCGAGGCATCTACGGACGTTCTTCAGAACCAGGTCGATGAGGCCAGAGAAAAGAGTCAGAGGGAGTTGGCTGAGCTGCGTCGACAGCTACAGGAAAAGGGAGCAGAGCTGGAGAAATCCCGACAGGCGGCCAAAAAGCTGCAGGAAGAGGTGTGGCGCTCATTGTCTGTCTTATTCGTCAGTGTGTGGCTCCAACCGCCTTAGTCACTAATAAAATGCAAagtcagcagcatcatcaaatAAGGTTATGACCCTTTGTTAAGATTTTTACCTGATGAGGTGCTATGAGGATCGTCATCGAAGTGTTCAAACAGTCGGATGTGTTACCAGACTGTTAGCTCTGTTTTCAGAATAAcctctgactgactgagtgcCCACTGCTCAACACCAGCCCACAACATGCTGCCTTATCTCGTAGTCTGTTTACTCAGCGGTGTGTTCTGTGTTCAGCTTCTTCCTCTGGAGCAGGATCTGCAGCGCTGTCAcagggagcagcaggaggccCAGCTGAGGGGTCGGCAGCTGGAGCAgagggtggaggagctggaggagaggaacGCGGCCACAGTGGAGGACAGAGAGCGCCAGGTCAAACTCATGGAGGTAAACGTCACAGCAGCTCCCACTCAGGAAGCTGGCACGAGACACGCACGCATCCAAACGGAAGAGATACTGTCACCGTGCCGAATGGAGAAAATACTAATTCGTACAATTAATATTCATGAACAATAAACAggaatcaaattaaatgaaaatattaaaaacatgttGCGGCTGTAATCATCTTTGGGCTTTCATTAACACAGCACGGTTTTATCCACAGGAGGTTTATGAGTGTTTTCTGTAGCTGTTGTGGCAGAGAGAAGGCCCTTTCTAAATGTTCATTAATTCACAGtatttaacaaaattaaatgataCAGTGAGAAATGTTTATATTATGACGGCAGCTGTGCCTCACTAATTATCTCTGGTATCTCAATATGTTTTCGCAGAAAGCTGCCACGTTGCTCTGATGGCCAATTAGAAGCTGTTCTCACTCTTATTTGAGGGCACAGTGGAGCGTACTTAACTTTATCACATGCTCTGAAAGTGTTTATCTGTTCAGGTGCCAGTATTTGCACTCACTTGTTCCTGTGAAATATGAGGGTGTTGAAGGGCGCCATGCCAGCAACATCTTGCTTCTCAGCACTGTTTGCCTTCCTGACGGGCGTAAGGACACAGCGACATGAGTGTGCTCACTGTTGACGCTGCGTATCAGCTGGGGAAGCTCGTGTTTACTGTAAGAAGTTATCAGACCTGTCTGGGCGCTCTCAGGAATCGCCTCCGCCCCCCCTCCACTTCTCCACTTTTATTGTCAAACACTGACGTCCAAGCAGAATTTATCATTctatatttttcaaatgtgattATCTCCTTAGCCTTCGTGCATTTTTCCCTGAAGCCTCCTCATATATAACCCAATATTACTTTTCTAACCACACCTGGGCGGGTTAGATCTGTCATGCTGACTGCGCTGGTAAATGTCATTAAATGGTGAAATATGATGGTTTTGTCACGCTGTCGATATTTCTCTCTCAACTCAGGGGCGGATTAGTCGCCTTGAAGAAGATCTGCATGATGAGCGCAGCAGTGCTGACCGCCTGATGGAACGATTAGACAAAACCAAAGAGCAGGCAGGTTTACTCCttctctggcttttttttttttttttccccctgcataCATCTCCCGCTTTGTATGAGCTAACAGTCATAAATTTCTCACCAGGGGAAGCGAGAGCCTATCAGTGATAGAATTATGCCCGTTCTAAAGTTTGAATTCCCAGCCCAATATCAATTTTTATCATAAACAGATGTTGAACTGAGTGCTCAGATTTCCCCTCAGACACGGAGAACTGCTGGTCGGCGTTGGTTAAACAGCCCTCGTTTTTCTTCCTCAGCACTCACTTTGTAACTGCCCTGAAATACGACTGAATGCGTCCGACTTCGTATGTGTTTCCTCCTCTGATTCCACCATCAAAGCCTCacatcctctgtgtgtgaaataGGCCACCATTCATGGGAGAAAAGCGGCGCAGACTAATTGACACAAAACCCTGTTTTTGGGAGCAgtgcaaagacaaaaacagcaaactatTGTGAGCAGCTATTCACACTCCCTACACTGGGCCTCTGAATGTTATTAGAGAGGATAAAGCCTTCAGGTCTGATGTGGCCGGTCAGTACAGACAGCATTTCCTCTGGGTTTGGAGTGACGCTTGAGAACTTTTCATTTAACCTGGAAGTGCTTGTCAACATGACCTGCAGATTTTCATACGATACGGCTGTGATTTTACTTATGTGCACGTGTACTGACCTTCCTGGCCCACTATAAATTTATGATATGCTATATATTATGACTGaaactgcgtgtgtgtgtgtgtgtgtgagacagatggACCAGATAAGGAATGAACTGATACAGGAGAGAGCAGTCAGACAGGACCTTGAGTGTGACAAGACAAGCCTGGAGAGACAGGTACCCTTTATGGTCTCCATATCATGTCTGCCTGTCATCAATGTgacaaatgtgcattttttaCATCGACATTATATTCAAAACTTAGttacacatatttatattttttgtaacaCTTTTTAAAggttacattttttatttcctatttcTAGGACGTTGTCCTCTAGTTTATAACTAATATAAACTGATGAGAACCATGAGATGTCGCTCAAAACGGGCTTTGcgttcagatttttttaaatgctcaaatgGTTCATGAATCAATCAAACAATCAGTTCAACCCCATGCTTACCCATCATGTGCACATCAGATCTGTAACTACACACAAGAGCCAGAGTTATTCCTGTTCTTCCATGAAAACGTATGAAAACGAGATATACGACGGGATTTTCTCAGGAACAGTTTCGGTAAATGCCCGGAATGCGGAAAATGCACCTTTATTATTTTACCTTGTTTCTTTGATGTGctctttgattttctgtgaTAGAATAAAGACCTGAAGAGCAGAGTGACCCATCTGGAGGGATCACAGAGGACCAACCAGGACTCGCTGGTCTTCAAACTGAACGGCCGCATCCAGGAACTGGAGGAGAGGTTACAAGGAGAAGAACGGTATGTATGCAGTATCAGTTACACACATGAATGTATGCAGAGTTAGAATTGACCAGCGAAGGCTAGTTTGAGTAACAGCCCCATCAGATACTTGATGGGAGCTTTGGAGCAGTGAATCCACCCATATCACTTTCTCTCTGGTTGTAAGAGTGAGAGTGTCCCCGTCCCGAACACACTGGGAAAGTGTTGAGTtacaggaagctgcagcagcgACATGATCTCTTGGTGTTTTTGCCCTCAGGGACAACAACAGCCTGCAACAAGCAAATCGCAAGCTGGAGCGCAAAGTCAAGGAGATGAAGATGCAGGCGGACGAGGAGCACATCAACCTgcagagcgagagagaccaGGTAGACACATCTTCAGTCGTAAAGAGTAAAGTTGGGCAGGCAGGAGCGGCAGACTTGACTCGCATCTCGCTTTTTGATAACTCTGCAGTTGACTCAGAGGCTGAAGACGGCAAAGAGGCAGATGgatgaagctgaggaggagatcGAGCGGctggaacacacaaaaaagaggcTGCAGAGGGAGCTGGATGAGCAGATCGAGGCCAACGAGCAGCTTCACGGCCAGCTGAGCACACTGCGGAATGAGATGAGGTGACCGATCACCTTTGATTTACTCTGCTGCATCAAATTGAGTTGTTTAACTGCAGCCGTTTTATTCATTGCATTGGCAGGCGGAAGAAGAAATCACCTTCCCTCATCAAGGTTGTAGAGGATGACGGGAACGACATGGATGGCTCtggctctgactgactgacccaAGAGCCGTGGCTTTATTAATTCTGTATATTAACAACTCAGGTGTGATTTTATGAGCGGTCTGACACCTTGCTGTGGTTGCCCTCTTGTGGCAGTAAGAAAGACTACAACAGCTGACAGTAACTcaagttgatttttatgttcCCTAAGTTATTCTATTGTTATGTGAGTTCATATGGTGCAAACTAAAAATCCTTAActgatgaataaatgtattaaaaatgtttcctaAATTCACTCGTGTTTGTATACATCTGAAATAAATCTGGATGATGTTTGTGTAAATCTGTGAGTTTGTCAATGAcgagacacaacacacacgaATGCAGTTAAAGGAAATTCAATAACGCACAGTTGTCTGTCATGTGTgctctgaaaatgtttcttgATGACAGAGTGGATGTGAGTGGACAAAAGGATCAATGGTCTGTGCTGAATGGCTCTGCCGCTGTAGAGGTGGGGATTTGACAGGAGTGGTCTGGCCATCTGAATATTTGGCAGGTTGAACAGCATTTTGCACAGTGATACACAGAGACTCCTCACAAGAGAAGCATGAGGCAACACTGCGCCCTGAAACACGGAATAGTCAAGGAATTCCTGGCAGAATTCCTGGGAACGTTCGTCTTGGTTGTAagtaaagttttgtttgttaaaacaGTTTTCGTCCTTTCTGAGCTTTGGACTGAGTATTTCAGTTGCAGTTAACATCATGCAATGTGTTTGCTCCATGACGGATATTAAAGTTAGTGAACTACTCTAAAAGTTTTCTTGTCAGAGATACTGTTTATAagttcatttcagtttattgtTGAGGCCACCCGAGCGGCTCTTCAGGTATTATGAAAACTTGTAGAGACCCATAGTGGTGAGTTTAGGACTTATGGTAAATGTTCTGGGCAGGTGAATCACTGGTTCAATTCTCTTTTTGCGATCCCCTTCTCTCTCCCGTTTCCTGCCTCCTGTCACTCTCCACATTAAACTAATGTTATTGGCTTTCCTTGGAAATCACATTTGGGTGGGAAGGAGAGTAAAAATGTGTTCTTCTCCTCCTTACTGTTCAGTTGTTCGGCTGTGGCTCAGTCGCCCAGACAGTCCTCAGTCGAAACACCTTGGGTGAGCCTCTCACTGTCCACATCGGCTTCTCTGTAGGACTGATGATGGCAGCATATGTTGCTGGTGGCGTCTCAGGTAAGCATTTTATGTAGCTGTAAGTATCTCTCCAACTGTGAGTCTGATGTGTTCAATCAACGGAATCCCCTCATCGGTTTTCCTTTAGCGTGGTTAACGTATTCAGCTTCTATGCTGCCTTCTCTCTGTGAAGTATTGATATCATTCACAGTTAATCCAAACAACCTGTGCAGGAACAGGTTTGTTTGCGTGTGCTGTGATCCAACCATTCTTATTTATGTGTCTTGCTGCTTTTTCTCATATAACTTTCTGCTTTCCCTTGGGCCACCTCCACTGCTCCAGTGTCAACAGGAACGTGGCAGATCTCCATCCAGATTCATTAGATGTGTACTGATCATTGATTGGCTAGTGCTAGTGCACAGCCTCTCCGGGGTCATACATATCCCCGGGCACTAAATGTCCTGCAAACTGCATTGATCACAGGCTTCATTCAGCTGTCTATGATGGAGAACAGACTCAGTCTGAACGGGACAGCTCGCCTCCTCCGAGCAGCAGCCGCCTCCAGTTTCCATCAAAAAGGACCAACTACACTTCTTAAAGACAGATCACAGACAGGCTGGTTTCTAATGAGCTTTTACGCATTAAAACCCTCACAGGATGTGAACTCATTTTGATCCAAATAGAAGCAGAATAATggttacttttgttttttgacttaCTGGGTGAATTTCCAACATGTGACCATTAAGCCTCTTTGCTCGTGAACATAAATAACACCGCCGGGGGCTGTTCCCCTTCTGTTGCCTCTTGTAAATGTGATGGCCTCTCTAATGATGGAAAGGGTATCATGCCAGACAGCCACACCCACTGCACCCCTCTTTCACGCTGTGCTTTGTCCTCTGTCCCAGGGGGCCACGTGAAccctgctgtgtctctggcCATGGTGATTCTGGGCAAACTCAAGATCTGGAAGTTTCCTTTTTATGTCATTGCTCAGTTTCTCGGTGCTTtcgctggagctgctgcagtcttTGGACTATACTACGGTGAATGCACACGCATGTTTTGTTCAACCCTCAACTGTTGGTCGGACACTTTCTTTCATCAAAAGTCAAacatcatttgaaaaaacatttcagttacaCGTCCATCAACATGGAAGActcaaagatgaaaacaaactgtttgttgTCTGCACAGATGCTTTCATGGACTTCACCAGCGGGATTCTGTCGGTGACAGGCATCAATGCAACAGGTCACATTTTTGCTTCCTACCCTGCGAGACACCTGTCAGTCCTTGGTGGCTTCATTGATCAGGTGAGCTCTGGTCACTGTGACCCAGTGATCCTTCCTTTAATGTGACCTCCATTCAGCTTTCAAATACTGCAAAGTCTGGCAAATGTGGCTAATGCAAAATTGATTGTCCCGTTTAGTTGAGAAACACCCCACTTTTGCTTAGTTTGGGCTCTAATGACCCACTTCCTGATTTCCCCTGAGAGGTCAGATCTATAGTTGACACCATTTTTAGCCTGTTTAGCTGATACAGCCATCCAAAAATAGCATGTCTAGAAAACCTTAAACTGTTGAATACTACATCAGGTGAACTACTGAGATCAATATAATTAGTCTGACCGTGCTTATCTTAATGtctcctttgtttgttttgtgtaacaGTCACGCTTAGTGACTTGGAGGTGTCCTAGTAGCAGGAATGATAGGCCAAAATGATTAACCGTGATTTCATACACTCAATAGCAACTTCCTTAAACACTCAAGGCAAGATAAACACGGTAGAAAAATAATTAGGGAAAACAGAAACCCTGACTGTGATTGGGAAGTTACCAGGGTTTGTTatcacattttgacattttgtgttcaTTCTGTAACTGGCAACCACATTTGCCTCTTTCAGGTGGTGGGGACAGGTATGCTGGTGTTGTGTATCCTTGCCATCATCGATGGTGGAAACATCGGCGCTCCTAAAGGTGTAGAACCTCTGGCCATTGGGCTGATCATCATGGCCATTGGTGTTTCCATGGGACTGAACTGCGGATACCCCCTGAACCCTGCCCGGGACCTGGGCCCCCGACTATTCACGGCCGTAGCAGGATGGGGGATGGAAGTTTTTAGGTAACAACTGAGAGGGACAGCTAAGGAGGAGGCAGATATTAGGTTTACTGTGTTTGATACAGTGGAGATCTTGAGGGAATAATCAGGTTAGAGAAGAAGGTTACACGAGACAACAttaatgctgaaaatgaaaaaatatactCTTGAGTCTTAATGGGTGTTTACTActttattgtattgtattgtaagTGTGTGCCCCCAAAGTGGATTCCCTTCACTCATTTTATTGATTGTGGTTTTTATTGAAGTGAACTGGTGAAGACTGGATCTGCTGATATGAGCCATACTGTTATATAATGTTACGTAATGTCACATGCGCTCTATAGATGCAGGTGATGCTTGTGAGCGATGCAGTGTTGGCACCAATGCCCCGTGGTTACCTCTGCATGAGTGGCTGCCAGCGATTTGTGAACTCTTTCTTGTCTGATGAATTATTTGGCAACATTTCATACATCTGTGTTTGCAGCACTGCAGACTACTGGTGGTGGATCCCCGTGGCAGGTCCCATGGTGGGCGGATTTGTCGCGGCCATCATCTACTACCTGCTCATCGAGCTGCACCACAAACGCCCCGATGATCCCGAGAAGCCCCAtgaggaagaggacgaggaggaagacgaggatgACGAGGACAGCAGTCTGAAGGACAAATATGAGATGATCGCCATGAGCTAAGAGAGACGTGAACCTCCAGGAATGACTGGTCACATTGAGCTGTCTCACTGTCAGTCAGATGACGAACAGGCAGCACCTTCCTCCTGTACGGACAGGCTTCCTCTGTCAGTGCGCTCTCTGTGGTAGACCCATTCATAGCAGGATAGCCTGTAGTTTACATGTCTGATTGACTCGATGCCCTGCAGACAGCAGATTTTCCAGCTCTGTGACGGTACATTAAAACCT contains:
- the LOC115056293 gene encoding cingulin-like protein 1 isoform X3, with the protein product MESHRLNGSPGVRVQGSYMQEESLRGSQDNLFGVRVQVQGFKGQPYVVLNSSVQESHRDISVITHQAGYNPGMVRRSADERHYPAETQRPAASSVFHYKRHPEILRPYDPESNNLNVVIPSQLPSVARPGPPPENLLNANTTRPRIPLPAEGPGEDHVDVIHSKAPPSGGHIPARSPNLVDTDSILSVGKLISQFNSSQRRGRGGPRNRLDSEQCRRSRSVDSGRTSDSSSSSSSSSRPSSLKAIKGEIYPPGSARARLLGGKAPLTNKGEEQKPITLLKGHHEKETTPPHAANRLHKTSSVSSSFPDHSNEPDERDAQQELTVDPTEDTTKLILFTYLKDGTTDDDSTTQRKVNLLLERINGIKWRTAENVEEEEKGYASEVVHLQEKQAALEKEVSGLKQKLETEMKNEKTLAKACEKARTEKKKLQEELTKSQTELCKLRDRLAEIEAELQSTKHELSKMKAERERSRTEMKDLQQQLSEMHDELDQAKKAEMINTEKEVLLKEIAQLSLDFQEMLLRKEEQEEVLHHRERELSALKGALKEEVETHDKYIEALKEEYQQELEKLLRDLELSKESNALLYQEKAEADGEKGVAKVHLKELSQERDQLKGKVQELNKKVDQLNQAIQEAKTTERLLEQRAKQLEREKQQVEDLLKDVRRNEEEMCQSNQSLLTRLEDVQSKLTKLNHEHRELKEKLKEERKQIEELWRAKTELEDERRLQDRAVEQLQRKMNNIMEECEASTDVLQNQVDEAREKSQRELAELRRQLQEKGAELEKSRQAAKKLQEELLPLEQDLQRCHREQQEAQLRGRQLEQRVEELEERNAATVEDRERQVKLMEGRISRLEEDLHDERSSADRLMERLDKTKEQMDQIRNELIQERAVRQDLECDKTSLERQNKDLKSRVTHLEGSQRTNQDSLVFKLNGRIQELEERLQGEERDNNSLQQANRKLERKVKEMKMQADEEHINLQSERDQLTQRLKTAKRQMDEAEEEIERLEHTKKRLQRELDEQIEANEQLHGQLSTLRNEMRRKKKSPSLIKVVEDDGNDMDGSGSD
- the LOC115056293 gene encoding cingulin-like protein 1 isoform X1 — protein: MESHRLNGSPGVRVQGSYMQEESLRGSQDNLFGVRVQVQGFKGQPYVVLNSSVQESHRDISVITHQAGYNPGMVRRSADERHYPAETQRPAASSVFHYKRHPEILRPYDPESNNLNVVIPSQLPSVARPGPPPENLLNANTTRPRIPLPAEGPGEDHVDVIHSKAPPSGGHIPARSPNLVDTDSILSVGKLISQFNSSQRRGRGGPRNRLDSEQCRRSRSVDSGRTSDSSSSSSSSSRPSSLKAIKGEIYPPGSARARLLGGKAPLTNKGEEQKPITLLKGHHEKETTPPHAANRLHKTSSVSSSFPDHSNEPDERDAQVTPDLLKGQQELTVDPTEDTTKLILFTYLKDGTTDDDSTTQRKVNLLLERINGIKWRTAENVEEEEKGYASEVVHLQEKQAALEKEVSGLKQKLETEMKNEKTLAKACEKARTEKKKLQEELTKSQTELCKLRDRLAEIEAELQSTKHELSKMKAERERSRTEMKDLQQQLSEMHDELDQAKKAEMINTEKEVLLKEIAQLSLDFQEMLLRKEEQEEVLHHRERELSALKGALKEEVETHDKYIEALKEEYQQELEKLLRDLELSKESNALLYQEKAEADGEKGVAKVHLKELSQERDQLKGKVQELNKKVDQLNQAIQEAKTTERLLEQRAKQLEREKQQVEDLLKDVRRNEEEMCQSNQSLLTRLEDVQSKLTKLNHEHRELKEKLKEERKQIEELWRAKTELEDERRLQDRAVEQLQRKMNNIMEECEASTDVLQNQVDEAREKSQRELAELRRQLQEKGAELEKSRQAAKKLQEELLPLEQDLQRCHREQQEAQLRGRQLEQRVEELEERNAATVEDRERQVKLMEGRISRLEEDLHDERSSADRLMERLDKTKEQMDQIRNELIQERAVRQDLECDKTSLERQNKDLKSRVTHLEGSQRTNQDSLVFKLNGRIQELEERLQGEERDNNSLQQANRKLERKVKEMKMQADEEHINLQSERDQLTQRLKTAKRQMDEAEEEIERLEHTKKRLQRELDEQIEANEQLHGQLSTLRNEMRRKKKSPSLIKVVEDDGNDMDGSGSD
- the LOC115056293 gene encoding cingulin-like protein 1 isoform X2; its protein translation is MESHRLNGSPGVRVQGSYMQEESLRGSQDNLFGVRVQVQGFKGQPYVVLNSSVQESHRDISVITHQAGYNPGMVRRSADERHYPAETQRPAASSVFHYKRHPEILRPYDPESNNLNVVIPSQLPSVARPGPPPENLLNANTTRPRIPLPAEGPGEDHVDVIHSKAPPSGGHIPARSPNLVDTDSILSVGKLISQFNSSQRRGRGGPRNRLDSEQCRRSRSVDSGRTSDSSSSSSSSSRPSSLKAIKGEIYPPGSARARLLGGKAPLTNKGEEQKPITLLKGHHEKETTPPHAANRLHKTSSVSSSFPDHSNEPDERDAQVTPDLLKGQQELTVDPTEDTTKLILFTYLKDGTTDDDSTTQRKVNLLLERINGIKWRTAENVEEEEKGYASEVVHLQEKQAALEKEVSGLKQKLETEMKNEKTLAKACEKARTEKKKLQEELTKSQTELCKLRDRLAEIEAELQSTKHELSKMKAERERSRTEMKDLQQQLSEMHDELDQAKKAEMINTEKEVLLKEIAQLSLDFQEMLLRKEEQEEVLHHRERELSALKGALKEEVETHDKYIEALKEEYQQELEKLLRDLELSKEEKAEADGEKGVAKVHLKELSQERDQLKGKVQELNKKVDQLNQAIQEAKTTERLLEQRAKQLEREKQQVEDLLKDVRRNEEEMCQSNQSLLTRLEDVQSKLTKLNHEHRELKEKLKEERKQIEELWRAKTELEDERRLQDRAVEQLQRKMNNIMEECEASTDVLQNQVDEAREKSQRELAELRRQLQEKGAELEKSRQAAKKLQEELLPLEQDLQRCHREQQEAQLRGRQLEQRVEELEERNAATVEDRERQVKLMEGRISRLEEDLHDERSSADRLMERLDKTKEQMDQIRNELIQERAVRQDLECDKTSLERQNKDLKSRVTHLEGSQRTNQDSLVFKLNGRIQELEERLQGEERDNNSLQQANRKLERKVKEMKMQADEEHINLQSERDQLTQRLKTAKRQMDEAEEEIERLEHTKKRLQRELDEQIEANEQLHGQLSTLRNEMRRKKKSPSLIKVVEDDGNDMDGSGSD
- the aqp9a gene encoding aquaporin-9a; translation: MRQHCALKHGIVKEFLAEFLGTFVLVLFGCGSVAQTVLSRNTLGEPLTVHIGFSVGLMMAAYVAGGVSGGHVNPAVSLAMVILGKLKIWKFPFYVIAQFLGAFAGAAAVFGLYYDAFMDFTSGILSVTGINATGHIFASYPARHLSVLGGFIDQVVGTGMLVLCILAIIDGGNIGAPKGVEPLAIGLIIMAIGVSMGLNCGYPLNPARDLGPRLFTAVAGWGMEVFSTADYWWWIPVAGPMVGGFVAAIIYYLLIELHHKRPDDPEKPHEEEDEEEDEDDEDSSLKDKYEMIAMS